From one Enterococcus sp. DIV2402 genomic stretch:
- a CDS encoding pyridoxal phosphate-dependent aminotransferase — protein sequence MIQKSKILQELPPQFFAHLVQQVNQKIAEGQDVINLGQGNPDQPTPSGIIETLQQAVENPLNHKYSQFRGNQFFKQAAADFYLEHYGVTLDPETEIAVMGGSKIGLVELPLALLNPGDRLLLPDPGYPDYLSGVVLAQIEKELLPLLPENGYLPDYETVDKEKLEQAKLLFLNYPNNPTGAQATSEFFDQTVSFAKEHEIAVVHDFAYGALGTNEEAPVSFLQSSGAKEVGVELYTLSKTYNMAGWRIAFAAGNAEIIEAINIIQDHLFVGLFPALQEAGAYALKSNEKVDELVALYNRRRKAFVEAAAQIGWQAYPSTGAFYAWMPVPKGYTSRSFAEFLLNEVAVAVAPGNGFGDGGEGYVRVGLLVEEERLQEAIARIATLNLTF from the coding sequence ATGATACAAAAATCAAAGATATTACAAGAGTTACCGCCACAATTTTTTGCTCATTTAGTGCAACAAGTGAATCAAAAAATTGCAGAAGGTCAAGACGTCATTAATTTAGGTCAAGGAAATCCAGATCAGCCAACGCCTTCAGGAATTATTGAGACGCTTCAACAAGCTGTTGAGAATCCATTAAATCATAAATACTCACAATTTAGAGGAAATCAATTTTTTAAACAAGCAGCTGCTGATTTTTATTTGGAACACTATGGTGTAACTCTGGATCCTGAAACGGAAATCGCAGTCATGGGTGGTTCCAAAATTGGGTTAGTGGAGTTACCACTTGCTTTATTGAATCCAGGAGATCGTCTATTGTTGCCTGATCCAGGTTATCCGGATTATTTGTCAGGGGTTGTTTTAGCGCAAATTGAGAAAGAATTGTTACCTTTATTACCAGAAAATGGCTATCTGCCCGATTATGAAACAGTGGACAAAGAAAAACTGGAACAAGCGAAGTTACTTTTTTTAAATTACCCGAATAATCCTACAGGCGCCCAAGCAACTTCGGAATTTTTTGATCAAACCGTATCCTTTGCAAAAGAACACGAGATTGCGGTCGTTCATGATTTTGCTTATGGGGCTTTAGGTACGAATGAAGAAGCACCTGTGAGTTTTTTACAAAGCTCAGGTGCAAAAGAAGTTGGGGTAGAATTATATACACTGTCTAAAACGTATAATATGGCTGGTTGGCGAATTGCATTTGCTGCAGGGAATGCCGAAATTATTGAAGCGATTAACATCATTCAAGATCATTTATTTGTAGGCTTATTTCCTGCTTTACAAGAAGCAGGGGCCTATGCTCTTAAAAGTAATGAAAAAGTGGACGAACTAGTTGCTTTGTATAATCGTCGTCGTAAAGCTTTTGTCGAAGCGGCAGCTCAAATTGGATGGCAAGCGTATCCTTCTACGGGAGCTTTTTATGCGTGGATGCCCGTACCAAAAGGTTATACGAGTCGTTCATTTGCTGAGTTCTTATTGAATGAAGTTGCTGTGGCTGTAGCGCCTGGAAATGGCTTTGGCGATGGTGGTGAAGGCTATGTACGCGTTGGATTGTTAGTTGAAGAAGAACGATTACAAGAAGCCATTGCACGCATTGCTACGTTGAATTTAACGTTTTAA